A genomic segment from Comamonas terrigena NBRC 13299 encodes:
- a CDS encoding PhoX family protein yields the protein MPFARTTPSIAIDSEDLPTNLSDNPHFQSVVEQAVSRRGFLRSGTGLSAALFLGLGGGVAGLAGCATGGSRSGSPLMGFTAIPISTDDAVHIAPGYTATVLAPWGTPLLDGAPAFKGDGSEDAAAQALQLGDNHDGMHFFAIDGKNDEGLLVLNHEYCTVDDKKKHYVWLFGAQGEAVARKWGRDHVHKAMNAHGVSVVHIQRNAQGRWDLVKDSLYHRRITAHTAMELTGPAAGDALLQTQGDPSGRRVQGTFNNCGNGFTPWGTYLTCEENFNNYFGTTSGADQRTVAQKRYGLSAQASLFQWEGHEPRFDYVKHPQESHRFGWIVEIDPFNPTSMPKKRTALGRIKHENAAFALSKDGRAVVYMGDDQADDYIYKFVSDGKYVKGGDNSRLLDSGKLYVARFGAGATPGDFAGTGEWLLLDKAADPKLQADSRFANQAAVLVYTRLAADVVGATKMDRPEWVAVHPHTGEVYVTLTNNSGRKAADEANPREKNIYGQIVRWRETGGDAAATTFAWDIFVLAGNPMVHTDRKDLRAGSANVTADNSFNSPDGLAFDNDGRLWIQTDGKYSNRGDYAGQGNNQMLCADPVSKEIRRFFVGPKECEVTGISFTPDSKTMFINIQHPGEEGDSHWPGGGNSIPRSATVVITKNDGGVIGT from the coding sequence ATGCCATTTGCCCGCACCACGCCGTCTATTGCGATCGACAGCGAAGACCTGCCCACCAACCTGTCTGACAACCCGCATTTCCAGAGCGTGGTGGAACAGGCCGTTTCGCGCCGGGGCTTTTTGCGCAGCGGCACCGGTCTGTCGGCGGCCCTGTTCCTGGGCCTGGGCGGCGGCGTGGCCGGCCTGGCGGGCTGCGCCACGGGCGGCAGCCGCAGCGGTTCCCCGCTGATGGGCTTCACCGCCATCCCCATCAGCACGGACGACGCTGTGCACATCGCCCCCGGTTACACCGCCACGGTGCTGGCACCCTGGGGCACGCCGCTGCTGGACGGTGCGCCCGCCTTCAAGGGCGACGGCAGCGAAGATGCCGCGGCCCAGGCGCTGCAGCTGGGCGACAACCACGACGGCATGCATTTCTTTGCCATCGACGGCAAGAACGACGAAGGCCTGCTGGTACTCAACCACGAGTACTGCACCGTGGACGACAAGAAGAAGCACTATGTCTGGCTGTTCGGCGCCCAGGGCGAAGCCGTGGCCCGCAAGTGGGGCCGCGACCATGTGCACAAGGCCATGAATGCGCATGGCGTCTCGGTGGTGCACATCCAGCGCAATGCCCAGGGCCGCTGGGACCTGGTCAAGGACAGCCTCTACCACCGCCGCATCACCGCCCACACTGCGATGGAACTGACCGGCCCCGCCGCAGGCGATGCGCTGCTGCAGACCCAGGGCGACCCCAGCGGCCGCCGCGTGCAGGGCACGTTCAACAACTGCGGCAACGGTTTCACCCCCTGGGGCACCTACCTGACCTGCGAAGAGAACTTCAACAACTACTTCGGCACCACCAGCGGTGCCGACCAGCGCACGGTGGCGCAAAAGCGCTACGGCCTCTCGGCCCAGGCCAGCCTGTTCCAGTGGGAAGGCCACGAGCCGCGCTTCGACTATGTGAAGCACCCCCAGGAAAGCCACCGCTTCGGCTGGATCGTGGAGATCGATCCCTTCAACCCCACCAGCATGCCCAAGAAGCGCACGGCGCTGGGCCGCATCAAGCACGAGAACGCCGCCTTCGCCCTGAGCAAGGACGGCCGCGCCGTGGTCTACATGGGCGACGACCAGGCCGATGACTACATCTATAAATTTGTCTCAGACGGCAAGTATGTGAAGGGCGGCGACAACAGCCGCCTGCTGGACAGCGGAAAGCTTTATGTGGCGCGCTTCGGCGCCGGTGCCACGCCGGGCGACTTTGCCGGCACCGGCGAATGGCTGCTGCTGGACAAGGCCGCAGACCCCAAGCTCCAGGCGGACAGCCGCTTTGCCAACCAGGCCGCTGTGCTGGTCTACACCCGCCTGGCCGCGGACGTGGTGGGCGCCACCAAGATGGACCGGCCCGAATGGGTGGCCGTGCACCCGCATACCGGCGAGGTCTACGTGACCTTGACCAACAACAGCGGCCGCAAGGCCGCGGACGAAGCCAATCCGCGCGAGAAGAACATCTACGGCCAGATCGTGCGCTGGCGCGAAACCGGCGGTGATGCCGCTGCCACCACGTTTGCCTGGGACATCTTCGTGCTGGCCGGCAACCCCATGGTGCACACCGACCGCAAGGATTTGCGCGCCGGATCGGCCAATGTCACGGCGGACAACAGCTTCAACAGCCCAGACGGCCTGGCCTTCGACAACGACGGCCGCCTGTGGATCCAGACCGATGGCAAGTACAGCAACCGTGGCGACTACGCCGGCCAGGGCAACAACCAGATGCTGTGCGCCGACCCGGTGAGCAAGGAGATCCGCCGCTTCTTTGTCGGCCCCAAGGAGTGCGAGGTCACGGGCATCAGCTTTACGCCCGACAGCAAGACCATGTTCATCAACATCCAGCACCCGGGCGAAGAGGGTGACAGCCACTGGCCCGGCGGCGGCAACAGCATCCCGCGCTCGGCCACTGTGGTCATCACCAAAAATGATGGTGGCGTGATCGGAACTTAA
- a CDS encoding acyl-CoA thioesterase, whose protein sequence is MNLPAHQLSMTVLMSPDMANFSGNVHGGAILKLLDQVAYACASRYAGRYCVTLSVDQVMFLQPIHVGELVTFLASVNYTGTSSMEIGIKVVAEDIRSQVVRHVNSCFFTMVSVDDDKKPAPVPALQLETEEQTRRWQAALIRKDMRKEVAQRFAQTRKPS, encoded by the coding sequence ATGAACCTGCCCGCACACCAACTCAGCATGACGGTGCTGATGTCCCCCGATATGGCCAACTTCTCCGGTAATGTGCATGGGGGCGCCATCCTCAAGCTGCTGGACCAGGTGGCCTATGCCTGTGCCAGCCGTTACGCGGGCCGCTATTGCGTGACGCTGAGCGTGGACCAGGTGATGTTTCTGCAGCCCATCCATGTGGGCGAGCTGGTGACCTTTCTGGCCAGTGTCAACTACACCGGCACCTCGTCGATGGAAATCGGCATCAAGGTGGTGGCCGAAGACATCCGCAGCCAGGTGGTGCGCCACGTGAACAGCTGCTTCTTCACCATGGTGTCGGTGGACGACGACAAAAAGCCCGCCCCCGTGCCCGCACTGCAGCTGGAAACTGAGGAGCAGACGCGCCGCTGGCAGGCCGCGCTGATCCGCAAGGACATGCGCAAGGAAGTGGCCCAGCGCTTTGCCCAGACGCGCAAGCCCAGCTGA